CCCGCGACCAGGCGAGGAACGCCTCGTAGCGGGCGGTGGCCTGCTCCACGTTGCCCGCGTGGAACCAGTACCCCTGCTCCGTGGGCAGCAGCAGCCACGCGGTGACGGGGATGCCCACCCGGTTCAGCCGCTGGACCACCTGGGCGCGCTCCGGGCCCAGGTCGACGAGCCCCAAGCTCACCCCCGCCTCCAGCGCGGCCACGTCCTCCACGACGCCAGGCGTGGCGAACAGCGCTTGGAGCGGGCCCGCCTCCAGCTCGCAAAAGAAGGTCAGCATGTGAGGTTTCATGGTGGAAGCTGCGCCATACCATCCCGGAGCAATGCGATGGAACTGCACGGGGGTCGGCTGTTCGCTCACGCCCATCCGCGCGTCTCGGCGCTTGACGCCAGCGCGCGGCGCCTCACGGGCCGGAGATGTCATCCGGTTCGCAGCCCCCTCCGTGCGGCGTTGGGCGCACGGCGGCCCAGGCGTCAGAACCTGGACGGGACGTACCGTTTGCTGACGCCACCGTGACCTCCGGTGATTACGCACAGGGCATGGCGTCCCGAGATGGCATCGACACCCTGCTCCTCATCGAAAGCGTCAAGCCGCGGCTGCGCGGCATGTCCCATGCCGTGGCCTTCGTGGCGGCGCTCGTGGGGTGCCTCCAACTCGCGCTCCTGCCGACCCCGGGGACGCAGTACGTGGCGAACCTGGTGTTCGGCGGCAGCCTGGTGCTGATGTTCGGCGTGAGCGCCACCTATCACCGCTTCACGTGGGGCATGGATGCGTACCGGCGCATCCAGCGCTGCGACCACGCGGCCATCTACATCCTCATCGCGGGCTCCTTCACGCCCATGGCCACGCTGGACACGACGGGGGACACGAGCCTCTATCTGCTCTGGCTGATGTGGATTGCCGCCCTGACGGGCGCGGGGCTCACCCTCGCGGGCATCCACACTTCGCGAGGGTTGCGCTCGGGGCTCTACGTGGCGCTGGGCGCCTTGGCCACGCCGGTGATGCTGCGGCTGCCGGAGGTGATTGGTTCGGGCCGCGTGGCGTGGCTCGTGCTGGGCGGCGCCCTCTACGCCGTGGGTGCCGTCATCTACGCGCGCCGCTGGCCCGACCCGGTGCCCACCGTGTTCGGCTACCACGAGATCTTCCACCTGCTCGTCGTCGCCGCGGCGGGCGTGCACTACGCCGTCATCCTGGACATCGTGACGCGGCGCTGAAGTCCCTCAGCGCCGGTAGCAGACGTCGGCGGGCCATTCGCGCTCCGCCTTGCACAGGCGAAGGCACGCGTTGCAGTTTCCCTCCCAGCGCTCCATCCCGTCCACGCAGCGGGAGTGGGTGTCGGCGCACGCCTCCTGCCAGTCGCGGGCCGGGTATCCTGGCGCCCCAGCACCGCGCGCCGGCCGGGCCCTGAGGCTGTCCAGGTACAGGGCGGCCTGGGCTTCCGTCAGGCCGCAGTTCCCAGGCACGCGGGGATTTCGCGTGAGACAACACGACAGGGTGTCCTGACAGGTGTCCACGGTCTGCGGCGCACGGCGCTGGACGGGGTGACTCGCGCCGCTGGAGCAGCCCAGGGCCATGACGCTGAGCATGCCCGCGAGGTACATCGAGACGGTCGGCTTTGGCATGCGCATGCCAGAACACGACGCGCTTCTCGCCAGCCATCACACCCGAGGGGTATTCCCCTCGGGCCACCGCCGGTTCTACTGACGCGTTTGCCCGAACGAAAAGCGGGCTCCGCGCGGGCACAGCTCAGTACGACCAGGGGAAGCGCTTGAAGTCGCGCTTGCGCTTCTGGACGAAGGCGTCGCGGCCTTCCTGCGCCTCGTCGGTGCCGTAGGCCAGACGCGTGGCCTCACCCGCGAAGAGCTGCTGGCCCACCAGTCCGTCATCCGGCAGGTTGAAGGCGTACTTGAGCATCTTGATGGCCGTGGGGCTCTTCGTGTTGATCTCCGCCGCCCACTCCAACGCGAACTCCTCCAACTGCGCGTGAGGCACCACGGCGTTGACCATGCCCATCTGGAACGCCTCTTCCGCCGAGTAGTTCGCCCCGACGAAGAAGATCTCCCGCGCCCGCTTCTGGCCAATCTGCCGCGCCAGCAGCGCCGAGCCGTAGCCCGCGTCGAACGACGCCACGTCCGCGTCGGTCTGCTTGAACACCGCGTGCTCCTTGCTGGCGATGGTCATGTCGCAGACGACGTGCAGGCTGTGCCCACCGCCCACCGCCCAGCCCGGCACCACGGCGATGACGGCCTTGGGCAGGAAGCGAATCTGCCGCTGGACCTCCAGGATGTGCAGGCGGCCCAGGCGCGCGGGGTCGGACTCGCCCTCTTCGCCCTCGTACTTGTAGCCGTCCTTGCCGCGGATGCGCTGGTCACCACCGGAGCAGAACGCCCAGCCGCCGTCCTTGGGCGACGGGCCGTTGCCGGTGATGAGCACGCAGCCCACGTCCGTCATGAAGCGCGTGGCCTCCAACGCGCGGGACAGCTCGTCCACGGTGCGCGGCCGGAAGGCGTTGCGGACCTCGGGGCGGTTGAACGCGATACGGACCGTGCCCTGGTCCACCGCGCGGTGGAAGGTGATGTCCTTGAACTTGAAGCCCTCGACGGCCTTCCAGCGCGCCGGGTTGAAGATGTCCGAGACCATGGTGTTCTCACTCGGGGGGTAGAAGTGGCTGCGCGCGGACCCTAGGCGCCACGGCACCGTCCGTCCAGGGATGCGCGAGCACCCCGCACGGGCAGCATCTGTCCGAACCTCGCGAGAGGGCTCCGACTCCAGCGCAGGTCCCCCGTTGGGCGCTCCACACGGCCTTGGAGAAGCCCCCTGCCCTGCCTTGT
This genomic window from Myxococcus hansupus contains:
- the trhA gene encoding PAQR family membrane homeostasis protein TrhA; translated protein: MASRDGIDTLLLIESVKPRLRGMSHAVAFVAALVGCLQLALLPTPGTQYVANLVFGGSLVLMFGVSATYHRFTWGMDAYRRIQRCDHAAIYILIAGSFTPMATLDTTGDTSLYLLWLMWIAALTGAGLTLAGIHTSRGLRSGLYVALGALATPVMLRLPEVIGSGRVAWLVLGGALYAVGAVIYARRWPDPVPTVFGYHEIFHLLVVAAAGVHYAVILDIVTRR
- a CDS encoding 1,4-dihydroxy-2-naphthoyl-CoA synthase; its protein translation is MVSDIFNPARWKAVEGFKFKDITFHRAVDQGTVRIAFNRPEVRNAFRPRTVDELSRALEATRFMTDVGCVLITGNGPSPKDGGWAFCSGGDQRIRGKDGYKYEGEEGESDPARLGRLHILEVQRQIRFLPKAVIAVVPGWAVGGGHSLHVVCDMTIASKEHAVFKQTDADVASFDAGYGSALLARQIGQKRAREIFFVGANYSAEEAFQMGMVNAVVPHAQLEEFALEWAAEINTKSPTAIKMLKYAFNLPDDGLVGQQLFAGEATRLAYGTDEAQEGRDAFVQKRKRDFKRFPWSY